The genome window CGAACCTTGAGGTAGGTGGCGTCAATCCAGAGGTAGGGCCATTCGCCATCGATCGGCCGGGTCAAAAATGCATCGACCCGCTCGTCGATTTCTTCGCAGAGCCGACTGACCTGGCTCTTGGAAATGCCTGTGCCGCCCATGGCCTGCACCAGATCATCCATAGACCGTGTCGAGACACCGTGGACGTAGGCTTCTTGTATCACGGCTGTCAGCGCCTTCTCTGCGGCCCGCCGCGGCTCGAGGAAGGACGGAAAGTAGGAGCCCGTGCGCAGTCGGGGGATGCGCAGCTCGACGCTGCCCGCCCGGGTCTGCCAATCCCGGTCGCGGTAACCATTACGTTGCGCCAAACGCTCAACGCTTTTCTCGCCATAGTCGGCGCCCGTCTTGGCGCCAACCTCAAGGTCCATAAGCCGTTCGGCTGCAAAGCCGATCATCTCGCGGAGTAAATCGGCATCGGCGCTCTTTTCCACGAGTGCGCGCAGGTCCATCATCTGTTTGGTCATCGGGTTCAATCCTCGGTTCAGGTTGGTGGTCACAACCCGACCCTACCGAAAAACCCGATGGCCACCGTAAGCTACACCACCTCCGGGGACGTCACCCGACCCGCCAGTATGCTCGACTCGTCCGAGACTGGGTGACATCCATCGGCCTTGAGCCGAGCGGTTATGGCACCCATTCTATGCGGCGCACTAAAGTCGCGCAGATTTACCAAAAAACCGGCAACCTGCGGGCGGTGCAACTCCTCCTTGGACACACGAAGATGGACAGCACGGTGCGTTACCTGGGCGTCGAGTTGGAAGATGCGCTCGCGATTGCCGAGGCGGTAGAAATCTGAACTGAGCGGGCCGGCTGTCGCGGCCGGCCCTGAGCCGACCTTGAGGCAACACAAAATCTCTGCGATGCAGCTTTCCGAAAGCGGACATGGAGGATAGTGGGTTCTAACAGGCTGGTTTGGAAGCAAGGCTCTGCGTTCCTGATACTATTTCATGCTTTATGCTACCAAAAAAGGTGAGAATGCTGGATTGGAATCAAATGGGATCACGGCCAACGGCCGTCGACTTGTTCGCCGGCGCGGGTGGGTTTTCTCTTGGTGCAATCAGATCAGGCTTCGAGGTTAGGTTTGCCGTCGAGAACGATAAATTCGCTGTTCAGACTTATAAACGGAACATTTTGAATGCCTTCGGCAAGACCAATCCTGTTGTACTTGACGGTAGTATACTTGAGTACGTCCCTACAGAACTCGCGGGCGTACATTTCCAAGATAGGTCGTGCGATTTGGTGTTGGGCGGCCCTCCATGTCAGGGATTTTCCACACACAGAATTCTGAATGCTGGCGTCAACGACCCACGCAATGAGCTAGTTCATGCATACTTTGATTTCGTTAAAGCACTGAAGCCCAGGGTTTTTCTTATGGAGAACGTTCCTGGCATTTTATGGAACCGTCACAAGCCTTACCTGGACAAGTTCTATGCGGAGGGCGAAAGGGCTGGCTACGATGTTCGCCAGCCAATTGTTCTTGATGCGCGTGATTTCGGTATTCCACAAAGGAGAAAGCGCGTTTTCATCTTGGGTGTTCGACGCGATGTGCATGTCCCGCCAAAATTTTCTTGGCCGCCACGGCAAACGCACTGCGATCCAGCGAAAGTGATCGGTAGTTTGGAGCCTTGGATAACTTGTAGCCGCGTCTTCGATCCGACGTCTGAAAACGATGCAAACAACATGCACATGAACCATGGCGTCGAACTCATCCAAGCTTTCAAGAACACACCAGTTAATGGCGGTAGCAGAAAAGATTCAGGAAGGCTGCTAGCATGTCACAAGGGCCACGATGGTCATAAGGACGTCTACGGTCGAATAGATCCTAGCAAACCCGCGCCCACGATGACCACCGCGTGCATCAACCCGTCGAAAGGCCGATTTGTACACCCAACTGAGCATCATGGAATTACCGTAAGGCAGGCCGCGAGAATCCAAACATTTCCTGATCACTTTGTGTTCGAAGGCGGCCTGACCGCAGCAGGGCGTCAAATTGGCAATGCTGTACCCGTCGAACTGGGCAGAGTTCTGACCAGTGAAATCATAAAACATTTGATTGTGAGCGATTCACGCAAACTGGGTGTTGCCCGAAAATATTTCGAGCCAGCTGAAAGAAGTGAATTTCAATGATTGAAACACAAGCATTTCGAACCCAAGCGCGGACAGTCGACCATTTGGGTCGAGAGCAAATTGCAGATTGCCCCACCGCCGTTTCAGAGTTGTGGAAGAATGCATATGACGCATATGCCCGGAACGTAAGTCTCCACATATTTGATGACCCTGAACCTGTGGCAGCTATTTTCGATGATGGCCACGGCATGAGCTACGAAGAGTTTCTCAACCGGTGGCTAGTGATTGGTACCGACTCGAAGTTCGATAAAGATGTGTCCGACGAGAAAGACAGGGACGGCCTAAAAAAACGCTCCAAACAGGGACAAAAAGGCATCGGACGTTTGTCCTCGGCCAATCTTGGACCTTTGCTATTGGTTGTAAGCAAGCGGAAAGATAAGAGCTTTGTTGCAGCACTCCTAGATTGGAGAATATTCGAGAACCCCTATTTAGTTCTATCAGACATCCAAATTCCAGTAACAGTTTTCGAAAAAAAGAGTGAGCTTCGTCAACTGCTTCCTGCGCTTTTTGATAGCCTTACAGACAACCTATGGGGATCACCTGCTGAGCCAGATAGGGCTAAGCGCTTGAAGGTTGCTTGGGAAACATATGACCGGGTCATGCAGGAGGCTGATCCAAAAATCAAAGCTCCATCCAACCAGATAGCCGGTACCATCATCAACGCTGTATTCGAGGATAAGCACTTCGAACCTTGGTCGGTTTGGAAGGGCGAGAAAGAGCATGGAACTGCGCTTATCGTTTCTGAGATCAACTATGATCTTCGAGCTCAGCTACCTTCGATTGATCCAGAAGGAAATGTAAAAAAAATTAGGGAGTCATTCTTCGCAACGCTGTCGGCTTTTACCGATCCTTATGTTGATCCAGAGGCTTATGAACACAACGCTTTCGACCCTGATTTCACCTATGAGGTCAAAACTTGGGTCGGTGAAATTGGAAAGCCTGTCGTTGAAGACGAAAGAGAAGTTATAAATCGGGCCGTTACACAAGAACTAGAGCATGTCCTGTCGGGAAATGTGGATTCTCACGGGATCTTTCGTGGCCAGGTAAAAGCCTTTGGGGAATGGCGCAAACTCGGTTCTGAATATGTCATCTACCCACCGAAAGACTTCAAACTGCCCCAGGGTCCCACAACTTATGTGGGACCATTTAGTATTCACGTCGCGACATATGAACGAAGCAGAACCAACTCGAATCTGTCTGATGCAGACTGGGCTCGGTTCGAGTCCCTTGCAGAGCAACACGGTGGCTTCCTGCTGTTTCGAAATGGCCTTAGGGTGCTACCTTATGGACGCATCGACAATGATTTCTTTCAAATCGAAACCAATCGCAGCATTAACGCTGGCCGGGAATACTGGAATGCACGCCGGATGTTTGGTCGCGTGGCGATTTCGAGAGAGAATAATCCAAATCTTCGAGACAAGGCGGGCCGAGAAGGGTTTATCGACAACCGCAGTGCGAAAGCTTTGCGGACTTTGGTAATGAATATTCTGAAGCGCGCCGCCTATGAATATTTCGGGAGCAACTCGAGCCTACGCAAGGAACTACTGCCAGAAATACAAGCGAGAAACTTCGCTGAAAAAGCTGAGGCCGCACGACGGGAGCTTGCGAAGACGAACGCTCGGAAGTTTCGTGGCCGGCTAAAGAAAAACTTGCCATCTCTCATGGACTTCTATGAGAGCACAAGCCAAATTGTGATTGAAACATCGATTGCAAACCAACAAGAGCTAGAGGATGCCCAAGCAACAATAGACAGTTTGAGCGAGCGCTTAAGTGATCTTAGGTTATCGGGAGCTCCCTCTAGACTTGGTTCGGTAGAGGAGGACTACCGACGTTTCAGAACGCTGTATGCCGAAATGCAAGAACGTCTCAAATTGTTAGAGGGCAAGCGCGCGGCGGCAATTGAGACAATAAATCCTAAAAAGCCTGAGGAGCTTGCGCAAAAGCAGTTAAACAGTTATGCGAGCCGGCTTCAATCGCGACTTAGGAGTTGGCGCAAATCAATCGACCAGTTGCAAGAGTCAGAAAGAGGTCGTGTGGATGCTCTTTTTGACGAGCGCAACAAGATCTTTCATTCGCTGGCGATGCCACTTGTTGAGCAAGTTCGATTGAAGCGCCTTGGTCTAGACGAAGCGCTCGAACAAATGAAACTATTGCAGGCGAAGCTAGACACGGAAAACGAAGACACCTTTCAATCCTATCTGGACACACTCGAGGTCATGAGTGAGAACATCAACATTGAGCTCATTGCACGACAAGGGATAGCGGACAACGCTGCGCTTCGCGACGACCTTAATCAGCTAAATCAGGTAGCACAGTTGGGCGTAACAGTCGAAATTTTGGGGCATGAATTCAATAGTAATGAGCGCATGGTCCGGGAAGGCATTCGACAAATAAAAGCAGCTGGAGATGTATCTGGAACTCAATTAGTTGAAGACGGCTTTGAGGCGCTCAGTCAACAACTCGACTTCCTCTCGCCGCTCAAAGTGTCGGGCTCGCGTACTAGACGAACTCTAACAGGCCAAGAAATCATAGACTATTTGAAGCGCTTCTTCGGGGTTGTTTCAGAAAGCCGAGGGATCAAAATCCATGCGTCTGAGGGTTTTAAGTCCCTGTCTCTGGAGGAACAACCCTCTAGAATTCTGCCGGTCTTTGTCAATTTGGTGAACAACAGCGTTTATTGGTTGGTAAATTCTCTTACTGAAAATCCAGAAGTGTTTTTCTCGTCTAACGATGGAAAAGTTATTGTGTCTGACAATGGGCCGGGGATTGATCCATTGGATCAAGAGAGTCTCTTCAAGATGTTCTTCACACGCAAATCGAGCGGCGGACGTGGCATTGGCCTCTATCTATGCCGCGTAAACTTGATGGCAGGTGGCCACTCCATTCGGCACTTGAATGAGCTTGAACAAAAAGTTCTTAGTGGCGCAAATTTCTTAATCGATTTCAAAGGAGTTCGCTTTGACTGAAGCGGCCACTTTTTCAAGCTTGATCCACGAAGCATTCATTGAACCACTGCGGTCGGTCCTGATAGTGGATGATCAGTATCCGACTTGGGAAGAAATCTTGAATTCGAAGATGGAGGGCGGCGCTCAGAACAAAGCCTTAGAGGAGCGTTCAGTTGGCAAGGAATGGGTTAAGAAAAACCCGAGCGAGCCGTTGGCGATAATCAAGGAATTTAGAGACCAGAAGCCAGGGTTTGTTATTGACATACACGATGCTCTGGCCCCTACGCCTGCTGAAGTAGTGTCAGGCACAAGCCCTCAAGAAAGTGCGTCTGAATTAGCCAGTCATCTTCACCAGTCAGACTTGCTTGTCTTGGACTATAACTTGGAAGGCGATGCCGGTGGATTGGGTGGCGCGAAAGCAAGAGAAATTCTACGCATGGTGCTCGCGAACAAGCACTTTAACCTAGTTCTTCTGCATACTGGAGAAGATGATCTAGACAAAGTGATGACTGAGTGCCTTATTTCATTGATGCAGAGCTGCACATCGCTGTTTGACGAAAAAGTTCAGCAAGGGCTAGCTGGACTGGATGAAACGCTCGATGAGCTCGAAGTTGAGGGTACTTTCGACCGTTCCAAGCTGAGGGAATTTTTTCCTGATGATTTATATTTAGCCATCAGAAACCCAAAACTGGCTTCCCGCGACGTTTTTGGTGAGTTCATGCAGGGAAAGGGTCTGCTTGCCGATCTGCACGGTTGGGGTGATGGCATTGGGTTGAAGGGCGGGCAACTGCGCTCGTTCGTAGATTGGGCAATCCGTGAAAGTGAAAGGCCGCGGCTCGATGAGTTCAATGGTGCTACCGTTGAGGGACTAAGCTGGAACGCGAATGCAGACCAAAAGTGGCTGCGTACGTCGAAGGGTTTTGTCGCATTTGTGAAGAAAGGACCCGGTGACTTGTTGAAGGAGCTGCAGGAAGCATTGGAAGACTGGAAGCCGACACCATCGAGACTGCTTTCTGCTAAGTATCGATATGAGCTCAACAGCGTCGGTGTTGCTGCAGAAGACAAGTCACTGGCTAAGGCTAGCGTGTTTGCTCAATTTTATGACGGCATCCGGGAGCCAACGAGAGACGGAGTTCTTCCAGAACAAGCAAAACTATCCCGCGAATTTAAGCTGAAGGAGCATGTCGCTCGTCAATCCGAAGCTATTGCCTTCCTCATCGAGGATGAGATTGTGAATTTTGGTGAGAAAATCGTGCAGGCTGACGAAGCCACTGACGATACCTTTGCATCCCATTATGGAGTTGATTTGAAAGATGAAGGTATAAAACGCGATGCAGTGAATCAATATAACAGCTACGTTTCAACACTTCCACAAAAGGCAGGCGATGCACAGTTGGACAGCGGGCATATACTAAAGCAAGCAAATGGGGATTGGTGGATTTGCGCTACCCCTGCATGTGATCTTCAGCCCGGCCAAAACACAATCGCCTTCGGCGGAGATGGCCGAAGCCTGCGCCCCTTTACTGCTATGCGCCTCGTTCCGATCAAGGCGGATGATATGGACAGCGACCACATCAACAGTGGCTCCTATTGCTTCATAGAAGATCTGGAAGCCAAAAAAGTCCTTTGTTTGGGGCTCCGGACGACCGCTGATGAGACAAAGCCAGCCACGCAGAAAGTTACTTGGCGAACTTTTGTGGCAAAGAATCAAGGCTTGATCACTGGCGGCAAATGCACGGTAATTCTACCACGATTGGGCGACACCAAGATTGAGTTGCCGGAAGAAGATCTCACTTTAGTGGCGAAGCTCAGATATGAATATGCTCTCAACTTTATTCAACGGGTTGGGTCTAGCGTATCACGAATAGGCCTTGGTTACGCGTCTTATCCAAACAAACCTGCCACGGAATAATCACTTCAATGCCTTACTCCCCGCTCCGTATCCGCTTTCAGGGCTTACCTTAAATTCAATGTTCGCATGGTCATGGCGTCCGTTCCCTTCTGCAGAAATCGTACGAAAAACTCTAGCGACAGGCGTAGCGAATGTCAGTTCTAGCGAATCATTTAAGACTACCGCGCACCTGCAGCGAATGGTTCCTTCCCGCCCACATTGCTCATCGCTGCATCTGCAGCATCCATCTACCACAGATCGTCGAATCGATGCGCCGCGGTCCGCGTGTAGTGCGCTGTGTGGCGGGGATCCCGGTGCCCGAGGTAATCCTGGATCAGACGCAAGTCACGACCCTTGTTCGCAAGCGCAAAGCCGCAGGAATGGCGCAGCATGTGGGGATGGACGCGGCCGAGGCCGGCGCGATCACCAGCCTTTCCAATGATATAATTGACCGCCTGCCGCGTGAGGGGCTGCTTCCGCTCGGAGACGAACAGCCAAGGGAGCGCATCCTCCCGCCGAGCAAGCCATCGCCTGATCGCGCGCAACTCGTCGCCGGCAATGGGCTGCTCCACGTTCAGCCCATTCTTCAGCCGTGCTACCCAGACCCGTGACTGGGCGAGGTCAACGTCCTGCCGACGCAACGCGATCGCTTCGGACACGCGCAGCCCGTGGCGGAACATCATCAGGATCAGGACGTAGTTGCGGATCCCGTGCCGGCCGTTCTTGGTTGCGGCGAGGAGCCGGTCTACATCCGGCTGACCAAGGTAGTCCCGTGCCCGGACATGAGCATCGGCTGCACGGTCGTCGACACTCTTGACACTTCGCCGGTCGGACATCAGTTGATCACCCCTCGCAAGTCTTTTGGCTGGCTAGCTTGGACCGCAGCAGCTCTTTACACTATGCACGTTGTGTAAAGAGTTCTCGGCGCAGCGCTGAACTGTTGGTCGCATACGTATGAGCAGCTATCTCGCCGACGCGCGGCAAATGTCTGTTTTCACGTAACAGCCTTGAAGAGCTTCGAGCGATGCCAAGCAAGATTTGTACGGTGCTTATCGGTCAACAAAATCGATTGGTCCCAGCGAAGCTCTGCACGTGCCATGTCGCTTAGGGCAGGAGAAAAAAGGGGCTGGCCACCGTCGTCGAAGCTCACGAGCCCACGGTCGAACGCGGCGTCCCAGAGTGCCGAGAGCAGCAATCCGTTGTGGATATCCATGCGTTCGGCGTCGCTTTCGCAATCCTTCCAGGGAATAATGTGCGACGCACGAAGAAGGGGCTCGTCTAAGATGCCCGTCAGTGGACAGCGGCCCTGCCAATACTCGAGCAGTCCCGACCGGAACACGTCCTGCCCGATGCGCTGAACGACCAGCCGTTCGGCCTCGGTGCTCGTCGGCAGATCCTTCACCTTGGCGTGGAACTTCGCGAGCGGCGCGTCGGGAAGGCTGGCCGCAAGCTGATAGACCCGGGGCATCTGGGCGTAGAGTTCGCCGAGTGTCGCGAAGGCGTAGCGGGCCAATCCGGGCCCGCCGGCGACAACCCCGGCAAGCCCTAGTTCCTCGATCACCCCCCCGTGGTCGATGGCGAGCAGCCAGCCGTCGGCAGCGTCACGCGCCAGCCAGATCGAGCCCTGAGCCGTCGTTGAGCTGTAGTGTCGCCACCCATCGGTCTCGCCATGCGTCCGGCGGAACCCGTTCTGGAACGCGACCTTGTCGCATTCCTGGCGGGTGACGAAAGACTGGGGCGCCTCGACAACGGCCATGGTCAACCGTCCAGCCGGTCAAGCAGCCCGGCCCGCATATCTTCAAGGGACGGCAGCACGTCCTTGTCTCGGACCAGCGCGCGCACGTCGTCTTCAAAGCGCTCGAGGAAGACCGAGAATACCTCGCCCTCGTCGTCTTCGGCCGATGCTGCCATAAAGGCCTCGACCATCTCGTCAGCCAGATTGGATAGGTCGCCCGCCGGGTCGATCAGCGCGTAGCAATGGCTGGCGATGAGGTCCACCGCTTCGCCCCTGTCCGACAGTACGGACCAGATTATCCCCGAGCCTTCAACTTCGTAGCCGATCACGTCGCCGCGGTGCGGACCGATGAGGTCGAGGGTCCGGCGTGACGCGCGGCTGTTCACCTCGTCGAGGACGAGGGACACGATCCCGTCAATCCAGATGCTGCCGAGGCTTTCCTCCTCGTCGCTGTCGTCTTCCTCCTCGAAGGCTTGCGCGCTCAGAAAGACGAGCGCGTGCCTGGGAAGCTTCTCCACCTCGGTCTGGATCGATACGCGCACAACGTCTTCGAATGCGCCCGACAGCGAGCCGAGGCGAACGTCGTCCCAGCCCATGTCGTCTTCGAACGGCCCCTCCTGCAGCGACCAGCAGTACTCGTCCCACAGGTGGCGGGCCGCGACATCGCCGAAGGTGTCGTTGGCCGATTGAGAGCGCAGATCGTTGATGACTACCCCGGCGATCCGGGCGACTTCGGTGCGGGCAAAAGCCTCCGCGGCCGACTGCAAGCGCGAGAGCCCGTCCCGGCTGACCTCAACACGATCCTCTGCCATTCTAGATCGCCATGGCGCTGGACTCGCTGTTCGCCTCCAGGCGGTCCCAGGCTTCGAGGATTAGGCGTTGAGTGCGGAATTCGTCGAACTCGCGTATCTCGCGGTTACGAAGCGCCTTGAAGGTTTCGACCCCGCAGTCCTCGCCGAGCACGTTGGCGGGGTCGAGAATGTAGGCCAGCTCGTCTTTGCTCAGTTCATATACGTCGCGCGCAACGAGGACATCGATCTCAGCCGCCACGATTGCTCGTCGCTCGGGATCATCAATCACGTCCTCAACTGTGGAAAGAATCTCTGCATCGACAGCAGTCTGACGGAAGCCGGCCATCTCAGGTCCAACTGCGCAGAGTGAACAAACTCGGCGGGCGATTTCCCTCGCTGACTCTGTCGACGCAAAATCGCGAGGAAAAGGCAGGCTGTCCATGATCGTATATGACATGGTTAATGAAACCTTCTTCCGAACGAGATAGTCCATCGTCAGAGAATTCGCGATGCCAAGCCAGAGCAGTGTGTATAAGTTATCACCATTTATGAATTCTATAGTTGGAACCTTATGCCCGCTTACACAAGCCGCTGGCAGAAGGGCCGCTATTAAACCACGTTGGTTCGTCGGGCTTGCCACGTCACCGAAACCAATCCGGCATCGATCGATGCGTCCTGCGAGCTTATCAGGGGTCTTTTCGCGCAATATGCGCCACTGGGACTGAATGCGCTTGTCCGGATTACCGAAGGAATAGTCTTCCCATACGGCAGACCGGCCGCGACCGGAGACGTAGCCCTTTGCGCGGTAGTCGTAGGCGTCGATCATCCTGCCTTCAAAGACTGGCAGTCCCTCGTCGCCCTCTGAGAACAATCCCCGATCCGTTCCCATATCGACCTCGCGCATGTAATGCCGATAGGGCAAGCCTTCGATCTCCTCGCCGAATTTCTGATAGAGGCCATACATCCTGGAGCAGACGTCCACTTCGTACTGCGACGCGAACTCCATGACGGCCACAGCGTCCGACGAGAACTCCGATACCAGGCTGACTGGAATCTCCAGCCCGCGCCCGGAGACCACCTTTTCCAGTTTCTCCAGCGTGTTTACGCGGAACCATGCTGGGAACCGCTCCGTCTCGCCGTCCTTCCACGCGACGTAGAGACAGAACTTCATTCGCGTATCGATTGAGGGGAACCAGATGCCTCGCGTGTTCTCAAAGCCGGCCAGTCGGTCCAGCCGGAATGCCGAAAAGAGTTCCTGGCGGATCGCGGTGGCGTTGGCGCCGTTGTAAAGCCCTTCCGGCACGAATTGCGCCGCCACGCAGCCATGGCGCGTTGCCGAGAGCGCGGTCTCGACAAACATGCGGTAGACGTTGAAGTCCCCTTTTCCAAGGTTGCCTTTGGCGAACAGGCGATAACGCCCGCTCGACTTCATGAAATGGACCGCGGAATAGAGATCTGCGCAGTACTTGTCCCACTTCTGCGCGATCACCGGGTCAGAAAGTAGTTCCGCATATGCGACCTTCTGTTCGTCCGGCGAGAGATGGCGCACGTTCGGATCGTACACCGAAAAGAATTCTTTGTAGTCGGGACTCATCGTGTCCCACGGCGGATTCCCGAGCACGAGATCAAATCCGCCGTTGGCCATGATGTCAGGGAATTCCAACGGCCAGTGGAAGGCTCTCGCATCGCGGGCGGCATCAATGGCCTGCGCAAACAATGGACCGAAGGGCTGAACGCCCCGCAGCCACTCCCACAGTGTGCCGCTGGTCGGAATGGTCTCCGCACCGCGGCGCGGCAACCCATCAGGGCCGGCGTGAGGTCCGCCCTTTAGCTTCGGAAGCAGGAACGCGGACACATAGAGGTCACAGGACATCTCTAGCTGCCACGCGTCTGCCCCCTTGGCCGTGATCGCTCTGAGTCTTGCGGATTTTGCTTCGACCTCTTCGACGGTGTCCTCAGGCATCGCTCGAAGGGCCTGGAAATCGCTCAACAGGTCGCGGGCCCTGCTGAACCCAAAGCCCGCAGCTATTCTGGACTTTTCATCGCGCTCGCGCTTGTTTTTCTGCGAGTAGTATCTCGCTACGTCCTTGTCGTCGTTTCCAATGGCCTTGTAGGCGTCGTCGGGGATGCCTTCTTCCAATACATTCAGATCGAAGACGCCCAGCAGTGCGTCGCCGCACCGAATCTGCGCGTCGAAGAAGCCAAGAGGAAGGCCGGGATCCACCGTTTCGATCCAGAGTGCGACCTTGGTCAACTCAACCGCCATCGGATTGCGGTCCACCCCAAAAAGGCAGGAACGCGCCACGTCTCGCAGCGCATGACGGAAGTCAGCCAGAGAGGGTGTCCCGTCCGCACGTATCCTCGCTAGACGGGTCGCTAATCGCCTCGCTGCGGCAAGTAGAAAATGCCCGGAGCCGCAGGCGGGATCGATGATTGATAGCCCTACAAGCGCGCTCGCCGGATCTTCTGCTGCCGCTTCGGTCTTATCCAGCAAGGGATCGAGTGCGGTTTCGAGCAGTGCTTCGACCAAGCTGTCGGACGTATAGAACGAGCTTGTTGTTTTCCGCTGATTTCCCATCTGCTCGGCCGCCTCGGAGGCGAAAACCAGCGTCTTGCCGTCATCCCCCAACTGTGGCTGGAGTTCGAGCAGAGACTCGTAGACGGAGCCCAGTTCCTCGGTCTCCATCGCGCGCCAGTTGACGGGGACCATGCCGGTTTTGTCGGCGAGCCAGGAGAGGCGGTAGAGCGCCTCCATGAAAGCGCGGTTCCGCAGGCGGGCGGTTTCGAGGTGGGGCAGCATGTCATCGGCGAAAAGGCCGCCGAGCGCCGGGAGGGCGAGCGCCTCCTGTCCGTGGGCGAGCGCGCGGAAGACGATCTTGATCCCCTCGTAGCGGTCGTGGTGCTTGTCCCAGGTGGCGGCGCGGTAGCACTGCTTGCGCAGCGCGGCGAGACTGTAGCCCTCGGCGTAGAGCGCCCGGGCCTCGGCCTTCGACGTCGCCGGGTGGAGCAGGTTCCGGTCCTCGGCGACCATCAGGAAGATCAGCCGGTAAACGAGGCGGAGGAGTTCGTTGAACCAGGTTGTGAGGTTCACCTCACCGGATTTCAGTTTGGCCGCGAGCTCGGGGTTGGCCTCGAGGAAGCCCGAGCCCAGCACCTTGAGCGCGATCTGGACCTGGTCAGCCAGGCGGTCACGCGCGGCCTCTCCCTCGCGCGAGCCAGCCTCGCGCCACCGCTCGAGCGGGCAGTCGGTGGCCGGGGTGTCAGCGGCGCCGAAGCGTGACCGGTGGATGATGAGCCAGAGCGCGGCAAAGGACGCAATGTCCTCGGTCGAGAAGATCTGGGCGAGGTCGGCTTCGATGTAGGCGGGGCGCGTCAGGGACGCGTTGTCCCGCATGAGGCGAAGGTGGGTGCCGTTGGTGACGATGCCCCATAAAGCTTCCTCGGTGTCGTTGAGGTAGTCTTGAAGCGCGAAGGCGGGCGAGCGGGAGCGGTCGACGGACAGGGTCGGGCTGCGGCGGTCCAGCGTCTCGCTCGGCGGCACAACGACCAGAGGCACCCGGCCGCTAGCTATCATGGCGAGCGGCGCAGTGGCTGGCGCCATGTCGTCAAAACCGAATGTCTCCTTGAAGAAGCCGGCCACAAAGCGACGTGTTGC of Palleronia sp. LCG004 contains these proteins:
- a CDS encoding Eco57I restriction-modification methylase domain-containing protein; amino-acid sequence: MARKPISDMSAWPSLSLEGNLIAPAMIAKIDQRDAPEQAPEDYAVRKGLTIREEISTAFRVGQSHFDAFEKLEAPSQDATRRFVAGFFKETFGFDDMAPATAPLAMIASGRVPLVVVPPSETLDRRSPTLSVDRSRSPAFALQDYLNDTEEALWGIVTNGTHLRLMRDNASLTRPAYIEADLAQIFSTEDIASFAALWLIIHRSRFGAADTPATDCPLERWREAGSREGEAARDRLADQVQIALKVLGSGFLEANPELAAKLKSGEVNLTTWFNELLRLVYRLIFLMVAEDRNLLHPATSKAEARALYAEGYSLAALRKQCYRAATWDKHHDRYEGIKIVFRALAHGQEALALPALGGLFADDMLPHLETARLRNRAFMEALYRLSWLADKTGMVPVNWRAMETEELGSVYESLLELQPQLGDDGKTLVFASEAAEQMGNQRKTTSSFYTSDSLVEALLETALDPLLDKTEAAAEDPASALVGLSIIDPACGSGHFLLAAARRLATRLARIRADGTPSLADFRHALRDVARSCLFGVDRNPMAVELTKVALWIETVDPGLPLGFFDAQIRCGDALLGVFDLNVLEEGIPDDAYKAIGNDDKDVARYYSQKNKRERDEKSRIAAGFGFSRARDLLSDFQALRAMPEDTVEEVEAKSARLRAITAKGADAWQLEMSCDLYVSAFLLPKLKGGPHAGPDGLPRRGAETIPTSGTLWEWLRGVQPFGPLFAQAIDAARDARAFHWPLEFPDIMANGGFDLVLGNPPWDTMSPDYKEFFSVYDPNVRHLSPDEQKVAYAELLSDPVIAQKWDKYCADLYSAVHFMKSSGRYRLFAKGNLGKGDFNVYRMFVETALSATRHGCVAAQFVPEGLYNGANATAIRQELFSAFRLDRLAGFENTRGIWFPSIDTRMKFCLYVAWKDGETERFPAWFRVNTLEKLEKVVSGRGLEIPVSLVSEFSSDAVAVMEFASQYEVDVCSRMYGLYQKFGEEIEGLPYRHYMREVDMGTDRGLFSEGDEGLPVFEGRMIDAYDYRAKGYVSGRGRSAVWEDYSFGNPDKRIQSQWRILREKTPDKLAGRIDRCRIGFGDVASPTNQRGLIAALLPAACVSGHKVPTIEFINGDNLYTLLWLGIANSLTMDYLVRKKVSLTMSYTIMDSLPFPRDFASTESAREIARRVCSLCAVGPEMAGFRQTAVDAEILSTVEDVIDDPERRAIVAAEIDVLVARDVYELSKDELAYILDPANVLGEDCGVETFKALRNREIREFDEFRTQRLILEAWDRLEANSESSAMAI